The following proteins come from a genomic window of Excalfactoria chinensis isolate bCotChi1 chromosome 6, bCotChi1.hap2, whole genome shotgun sequence:
- the TCF7L2 gene encoding transcription factor 7-like 2 isoform X20, producing MSNKVPVVQHPHHVHPLTPLITYSNEHFTPGNPPPHLPADVDPKTGIPRPPHPPDISPYYPLSPGTVGQIPHPLGWLVPQQGQPVYPITTGGFRHPYPTALTVNASMSRFPPHMVPPHHSLHTTGIPHPAIVTPTVKQESSQSDVGSLHSSKHQDSKKEEEKKKPHIKKPLNAFMLYMKEMRAKVVAECTLKESAAINQILGRRWHALSREEQAKYYELARKERQLHMQLYPGWSARDNYGKKKKRKRDKQPGETNEHSECFLNPCLSLPPITDLSAPKKCRARFGLDQQNNWCGPCRRKKKCVRYIQGEGSCVSPPSSDGSLLDSPPSSPAMLASPSRDSKPQTEQTQPLSLSLKPDPLAHLVMMPPPSSLVLTESAASKPGALPAASCPNGALDHAPAALPPAASLAQPSTSSLHSHSSLAGPQPQPLSLVTKSLE from the exons TCTAACAAAGTGCCAGTTGTGCAGCACCCGCACCATGTACACCCTCTTACGCCGCTTATCACATACAGCAATGAGCACTTCACACCAGGAAACCCTCCTCCACACTTACCAGCCGACGTAGATCCAAAAACAG GAATTCCAAGACCTCCACATCCTCCAGACATATCTCCTTATTATCCCCTATCACCAGGCACTGTAGGACAAATCCCCCATCCGCTAGGATGGTTAGTACCACA GCAAGGTCAGCCAGTGTACCCAATCACGACAGGGGGTTTCCGCCACCCTTACCCAACAGCTTTGACCGTCAATGCTTCCATGTCAAG GTTTCCTCCACACATGGTCCCGCCACACCATAGTTTACATACAACTGGAATTCCTCATCCGGCCATAGTCACACCAACAGTCAAACAAGAATCTTCCCAGAGTGACGTCGGCTCACTCCATAGCTC AAAACATCAGGACtccaaaaaagaagaagagaaaaagaagccacACATAAAGAAACCTCTTAATGCATTTATGTTGTATATGAAGGAAATGAGAGCAAAAGTTGTAGCAGAATGCACATTGAAAGAGAGCGCAGCCATCAACCAAATCCTCGGTCGAAGG tGGCATGCGTTATCCAGAGAAGAACAAGCGAAATACTATGAACTGGCAAGAAAGGAACGACAGCTTCATATGCAGCTGTACCCGGGCTGGTCCGCACGGGATAACTAT ggaaagaagaagaagaggaaaagggatAAGCAGCCAGGAGAGACCAATG aacacagCGAATGTTTCCTAAATCCTTGCCTTTCACTTCCTCCGATTACAG ACCTGAGCGCTCCTAAGAAATGCCGAGCGCGCTTTGGCCTTGATCAACAGAATAACTGGTGCGGCCCCTGCAG gagaaaaaaaaagtgcgTTCGCTACATACAAGGTGAAGGCAGCTGCGTCAGCCCACCCTCTTCAGATGGAAGCTTACTAGACTCTCCTCCGTCCTCCCCCGCCATGCTCGCCTCCCCCTCCAGAGACTCAAAACCACAGACTGAACAAACTCAACCCCTCTCGCTCTCCCTGAAGCCCGACCCGCTGGCGCACCTGGTCATGATGCCGCCGCCATCCTCGCTCGTCCTCACCGAGAGCGCTGCGAGCAAGCCCGGCGCCCTGCCTGCCGCCAGCTGCCCCAACGGGGCCCTGGACCACGCGCCGGCCGCCCTCCCGCCGGCCGCATCCCTCGCACAgccctccacctcctccctaCATTCCCACAGCTCACTGGCGGGGCCGCAGCCCCAGCCGCTCTCCCTCGTAACCAAGTCCTTAGAATAG
- the TCF7L2 gene encoding transcription factor 7-like 2 isoform X11, with the protein MYPRDAILVGMEDLSGKGGALASGLSLFQQLGCWHLNLNCWSNKVPVVQHPHHVHPLTPLITYSNEHFTPGNPPPHLPADVDPKTGIPRPPHPPDISPYYPLSPGTVGQIPHPLGWLVPQQGQPVYPITTGGFRHPYPTALTVNASMSRFPPHMVPPHHSLHTTGIPHPAIVTPTVKQESSQSDVGSLHSSKHQDSKKEEEKKKPHIKKPLNAFMLYMKEMRAKVVAECTLKESAAINQILGRRWHALSREEQAKYYELARKERQLHMQLYPGWSARDNYGKKKKRKRDKQPGETNEHSECFLNPCLSLPPITDLSAPKKCRARFGLDQQNNWCGPCRRKKKCVRYIQGEGSCVSPPSSDGSLLDSPPSSPAMLASPSRDSKPQTEQTQPLSLSLKPDPLAHLVMMPPPSSLVLTESAASKPGALPAASCPNGALDHAPAALPPAASLAQPSTSSLHSHSSLAGPQPQPLSLVTKSLE; encoded by the exons TCTAACAAAGTGCCAGTTGTGCAGCACCCGCACCATGTACACCCTCTTACGCCGCTTATCACATACAGCAATGAGCACTTCACACCAGGAAACCCTCCTCCACACTTACCAGCCGACGTAGATCCAAAAACAG GAATTCCAAGACCTCCACATCCTCCAGACATATCTCCTTATTATCCCCTATCACCAGGCACTGTAGGACAAATCCCCCATCCGCTAGGATGGTTAGTACCACA GCAAGGTCAGCCAGTGTACCCAATCACGACAGGGGGTTTCCGCCACCCTTACCCAACAGCTTTGACCGTCAATGCTTCCATGTCAAG GTTTCCTCCACACATGGTCCCGCCACACCATAGTTTACATACAACTGGAATTCCTCATCCGGCCATAGTCACACCAACAGTCAAACAAGAATCTTCCCAGAGTGACGTCGGCTCACTCCATAGCTC AAAACATCAGGACtccaaaaaagaagaagagaaaaagaagccacACATAAAGAAACCTCTTAATGCATTTATGTTGTATATGAAGGAAATGAGAGCAAAAGTTGTAGCAGAATGCACATTGAAAGAGAGCGCAGCCATCAACCAAATCCTCGGTCGAAGG tGGCATGCGTTATCCAGAGAAGAACAAGCGAAATACTATGAACTGGCAAGAAAGGAACGACAGCTTCATATGCAGCTGTACCCGGGCTGGTCCGCACGGGATAACTAT ggaaagaagaagaagaggaaaagggatAAGCAGCCAGGAGAGACCAATG aacacagCGAATGTTTCCTAAATCCTTGCCTTTCACTTCCTCCGATTACAG ACCTGAGCGCTCCTAAGAAATGCCGAGCGCGCTTTGGCCTTGATCAACAGAATAACTGGTGCGGCCCCTGCAG gagaaaaaaaaagtgcgTTCGCTACATACAAGGTGAAGGCAGCTGCGTCAGCCCACCCTCTTCAGATGGAAGCTTACTAGACTCTCCTCCGTCCTCCCCCGCCATGCTCGCCTCCCCCTCCAGAGACTCAAAACCACAGACTGAACAAACTCAACCCCTCTCGCTCTCCCTGAAGCCCGACCCGCTGGCGCACCTGGTCATGATGCCGCCGCCATCCTCGCTCGTCCTCACCGAGAGCGCTGCGAGCAAGCCCGGCGCCCTGCCTGCCGCCAGCTGCCCCAACGGGGCCCTGGACCACGCGCCGGCCGCCCTCCCGCCGGCCGCATCCCTCGCACAgccctccacctcctccctaCATTCCCACAGCTCACTGGCGGGGCCGCAGCCCCAGCCGCTCTCCCTCGTAACCAAGTCCTTAGAATAG
- the TCF7L2 gene encoding transcription factor 7-like 2 isoform X10 — protein MYPRDAILVGMEDLSGKGGALASGLSLFQQLGCWHLNLNCWSNKVPVVQHPHHVHPLTPLITYSNEHFTPGNPPPHLPADVDPKTGIPRPPHPPDISPYYPLSPGTVGQIPHPLGWLVPQQGQPVYPITTGGFRHPYPTALTVNASMSSFLSSRFPPHMVPPHHSLHTTGIPHPAIVTPTVKQESSQSDVGSLHSSKHQDSKKEEEKKKPHIKKPLNAFMLYMKEMRAKVVAECTLKESAAINQILGRRWHALSREEQAKYYELARKERQLHMQLYPGWSARDNYGKKKKRKRDKQPGETNEHSECFLNPCLSLPPITDLSAPKKCRARFGLDQQNNWCGPCRRKKKCVRYIQGEGSCVSPPSSDGSLLDSPPSSPAMLASPSRDSKPQTEQTQPLSLSLKPDPLAHLVMMPPPSSLVLTESAASKPGALPAASCPNGALDHAPAALPPAASLAQPSTSSLHSHSSLAGPQPQPLSLVTKSLE, from the exons TCTAACAAAGTGCCAGTTGTGCAGCACCCGCACCATGTACACCCTCTTACGCCGCTTATCACATACAGCAATGAGCACTTCACACCAGGAAACCCTCCTCCACACTTACCAGCCGACGTAGATCCAAAAACAG GAATTCCAAGACCTCCACATCCTCCAGACATATCTCCTTATTATCCCCTATCACCAGGCACTGTAGGACAAATCCCCCATCCGCTAGGATGGTTAGTACCACA GCAAGGTCAGCCAGTGTACCCAATCACGACAGGGGGTTTCCGCCACCCTTACCCAACAGCTTTGACCGTCAATGCTTCCATGTCAAG CTTTCTCTCCTCTAGGTTTCCTCCACACATGGTCCCGCCACACCATAGTTTACATACAACTGGAATTCCTCATCCGGCCATAGTCACACCAACAGTCAAACAAGAATCTTCCCAGAGTGACGTCGGCTCACTCCATAGCTC AAAACATCAGGACtccaaaaaagaagaagagaaaaagaagccacACATAAAGAAACCTCTTAATGCATTTATGTTGTATATGAAGGAAATGAGAGCAAAAGTTGTAGCAGAATGCACATTGAAAGAGAGCGCAGCCATCAACCAAATCCTCGGTCGAAGG tGGCATGCGTTATCCAGAGAAGAACAAGCGAAATACTATGAACTGGCAAGAAAGGAACGACAGCTTCATATGCAGCTGTACCCGGGCTGGTCCGCACGGGATAACTAT ggaaagaagaagaagaggaaaagggatAAGCAGCCAGGAGAGACCAATG aacacagCGAATGTTTCCTAAATCCTTGCCTTTCACTTCCTCCGATTACAG ACCTGAGCGCTCCTAAGAAATGCCGAGCGCGCTTTGGCCTTGATCAACAGAATAACTGGTGCGGCCCCTGCAG gagaaaaaaaaagtgcgTTCGCTACATACAAGGTGAAGGCAGCTGCGTCAGCCCACCCTCTTCAGATGGAAGCTTACTAGACTCTCCTCCGTCCTCCCCCGCCATGCTCGCCTCCCCCTCCAGAGACTCAAAACCACAGACTGAACAAACTCAACCCCTCTCGCTCTCCCTGAAGCCCGACCCGCTGGCGCACCTGGTCATGATGCCGCCGCCATCCTCGCTCGTCCTCACCGAGAGCGCTGCGAGCAAGCCCGGCGCCCTGCCTGCCGCCAGCTGCCCCAACGGGGCCCTGGACCACGCGCCGGCCGCCCTCCCGCCGGCCGCATCCCTCGCACAgccctccacctcctccctaCATTCCCACAGCTCACTGGCGGGGCCGCAGCCCCAGCCGCTCTCCCTCGTAACCAAGTCCTTAGAATAG